One window from the genome of Geitlerinema sp. PCC 9228 encodes:
- a CDS encoding DUF4278 domain-containing protein yields the protein MNLIYRGIRYQVASQVEVESKPLAGKYRGIAWEKHPHAIAILNLGSTEFKYRGIAYRLSEITTKINSTMPEKEPQFQPILGIEAN from the coding sequence ATGAACTTAATCTACAGGGGTATCCGCTATCAAGTTGCTTCTCAGGTTGAGGTAGAAAGCAAACCACTTGCTGGAAAATATCGCGGCATTGCCTGGGAAAAACATCCCCATGCGATCGCGATTTTAAATCTCGGTTCTACTGAATTCAAATACCGAGGCATTGCTTACCGTTTGTCGGAAATAACAACAAAAATAAACAGCACCATGCCTGAAAAAGAACCGCAGTTTCAACCAATACTTGGTATCGAAGCCAACTAG